The Chryseobacterium suipulveris genome window below encodes:
- a CDS encoding putative type IX sorting system protein PorV2, with the protein MRKIIIAILLVFGIFSDAQIVRKYSNEFLNIGAGARGLAMGGSVIVNQNDVYSPMWNPAGLIGIDRDWQGAAMHAEYFESIAKYDYLAFAKPLDNKGGVFAISVVRLGVDNILNTTQMIDSEGNIDYDKITSFSQSDYAALLSYAFRPGGNHRLSAGVNAKVVYRNVGKFANGFGFGFDLGLLYNADSGWSYGAVLKDATTTVNFWTVNQKELSAVVNGEEFNPAPKDKLELTMPKLNLGISRNYEINRDLELLPEAGINVDFAKTAALISTDFASITPYAGAELKFQDMIFVRVGLNRFQTVTDIENLKRKLSFQPSAGIGIKYHGLTLDYAITNSGVGGSNFYSNFFSLKLDMGDFRN; encoded by the coding sequence ATGAGAAAAATAATTATTGCCATCCTACTTGTTTTTGGAATTTTCTCCGACGCACAGATCGTGAGGAAATATTCCAACGAGTTTCTGAATATCGGAGCCGGAGCAAGAGGTTTGGCAATGGGAGGTTCAGTAATAGTAAACCAAAACGACGTGTACTCCCCGATGTGGAATCCTGCAGGATTGATCGGGATCGACCGCGATTGGCAAGGTGCGGCGATGCACGCCGAATATTTCGAGTCGATTGCAAAATACGATTATCTCGCTTTTGCGAAACCATTAGACAATAAAGGCGGAGTTTTCGCAATTTCTGTGGTGCGATTGGGTGTCGACAATATTCTGAACACTACCCAAATGATCGATTCCGAAGGAAATATCGACTACGACAAAATCACCAGTTTCTCGCAATCTGATTACGCTGCATTACTTTCCTATGCTTTCCGACCGGGAGGAAACCACCGGCTTTCTGCGGGGGTAAACGCAAAAGTGGTTTACCGAAATGTGGGGAAATTTGCCAACGGATTTGGTTTTGGTTTTGACCTCGGCTTGCTGTACAATGCAGATTCCGGTTGGAGTTATGGTGCGGTTTTAAAGGATGCAACAACAACCGTGAACTTTTGGACGGTGAACCAAAAAGAGCTCTCAGCTGTGGTGAATGGTGAGGAATTCAACCCTGCTCCAAAAGACAAACTCGAACTCACGATGCCTAAATTAAACCTTGGAATCAGTCGAAATTATGAAATCAACCGTGATTTGGAACTTCTTCCTGAAGCAGGAATCAATGTGGATTTTGCCAAAACCGCCGCGTTGATCTCGACCGATTTTGCGAGCATCACTCCTTATGCTGGTGCGGAACTGAAATTTCAAGACATGATTTTTGTGCGTGTCGGCTTGAACCGTTTCCAAACCGTGACCGACATCGAAAACCTTAAGCGCAAACTCTCTTTCCAACCCAGTGCGGGAATCGGAATCAAATACCACGGCTTGACTTTAGATTACGCTATTACGAATTCAGGAGTGGGCGGTTCCAACTTTTACTCGAATTTCTTTTCTTTGAAATTGGATATGGGAGATTTTAGAAATTAG
- the ygiD gene encoding 4,5-DOPA-extradiol-dioxygenase, translated as MNLNDLSKISDSFNSTQKMPVLFLGHGSPMNAIEENIFVQGFRNISKEIPKPNAILCISAHWFTNGTFVTAMETPKTIHDFYGFPKELFEVQYPAPGNPELAKETAELLLPISVEEDFSWGLDHGAWSVIKHLYPNADIPVIELSIDYRKPTQYHFELAAQLQKLREKGVLIIGSGNIVHNLRMIDWRNINTVGSGWDWAIEAREKTNNWILDGDFRKIIDYQNQGTALQYAVPTPDHFLPLIYSLGLKEKSEEITLFNDELIGGSLSMTSLKIG; from the coding sequence ATGAATCTCAACGATCTTTCCAAGATTTCCGACAGCTTCAACAGCACCCAGAAAATGCCCGTACTTTTCCTGGGACACGGTTCGCCGATGAACGCCATTGAGGAAAATATCTTTGTGCAGGGATTTAGAAATATTTCAAAAGAAATTCCGAAACCGAATGCGATACTCTGTATTTCAGCACACTGGTTTACGAACGGAACTTTTGTCACCGCCATGGAAACGCCGAAAACCATTCACGATTTCTATGGTTTTCCGAAGGAACTTTTCGAGGTGCAGTATCCCGCTCCGGGAAATCCTGAACTGGCAAAAGAAACCGCAGAACTTTTACTTCCCATTTCCGTGGAGGAGGATTTCAGTTGGGGACTCGATCACGGTGCGTGGAGCGTCATCAAACATCTTTATCCAAATGCCGATATTCCGGTAATCGAACTCAGCATCGATTATCGCAAACCGACTCAGTATCATTTCGAACTTGCCGCGCAACTGCAAAAACTTCGTGAAAAAGGGGTTTTAATTATTGGCAGCGGAAATATCGTGCACAATTTACGGATGATCGATTGGCGAAATATCAACACCGTCGGTTCCGGTTGGGATTGGGCAATCGAGGCGCGGGAAAAAACCAACAACTGGATTCTCGACGGCGATTTCAGAAAAATCATCGACTACCAAAATCAGGGAACAGCACTGCAATACGCTGTTCCGACTCCCGATCACTTTCTGCCATTGATTTATTCTTTAGGTCTGAAAGAAAAATCTGAAGAAATCACACTTTTCAATGACGAACTCATCGGCGGAAGTTTGAGCATGACGAGTTTGAAAATTGGATAA
- a CDS encoding YceI family protein: MATKWNLDPTHSEITFKVRHMMISNVKGEFKNFNVDLESEDDNFKNVKAHAVIDTDSISTNNTDRDNHLKSAEFFNAEQHPKITFDANSLNDDITGNITINGVTKPIELEVDFGGINVDPWGQTKAGFSFEGKIKRSDFGLNWNAALEAGGVMVSDDVKIAGELQFVKA, encoded by the coding sequence ATGGCAACTAAATGGAATTTAGACCCAACTCACAGCGAAATCACTTTCAAAGTAAGACACATGATGATCTCTAACGTAAAAGGAGAATTCAAAAACTTCAACGTGGATCTGGAAAGCGAGGACGACAACTTCAAAAACGTAAAAGCTCACGCAGTAATCGATACTGATTCTATAAGCACCAACAATACTGACAGAGACAACCACCTGAAATCTGCAGAATTCTTCAACGCGGAACAGCATCCGAAAATTACTTTCGACGCCAATTCGCTGAACGACGATATTACAGGAAACATCACCATCAACGGTGTTACCAAACCAATCGAACTGGAAGTAGATTTCGGTGGAATCAATGTGGATCCGTGGGGACAAACCAAAGCAGGTTTCTCTTTCGAAGGAAAAATCAAGAGAAGCGATTTCGGACTCAACTGGAACGCAGCGCTGGAAGCAGGAGGAGTGATGGTTTCCGACGACGTGAAAATTGCAGGTGAACTTCAGTTCGTAAAAGCGTAG
- a CDS encoding acyl-CoA carboxylase subunit beta codes for MDLEFNKREDQNKLKLAEINRLLAEIKKGGGEKRLQKQRDEGKMTARERIDYLLDKDSHSLEIGAFAGHEMYQEHGGCPSGGVVVKMGYVSGKQCLVVANDASVKAGAWFPITAKKNLRAQEISIENKLPIIYLVDSAGVYLPMQDEIFPDKEHFGRIFRNNAKMSSMGIIQISAVMGSCVAGGAYLPIMSDEAMIVDKTGSIFLAGSYLVKAAIGENIDNETLGGATTHCEISGVTDYKAKDDKDALDRIKNIMKSIGDYEKAGFDRIESFPPKEKIENIFGYMPVSRADQYDTFDIIKCLVDNSEYEEYKPDYGKTIICATARIDGWSVGIVANQRKLVKSGKGEMQFGGVIYSDSADKATRFIANCNQRKIPLIFLQDVTGFMVGSKSEHGGIIKDGAKMVNAVSNSVVPKFTIITGNSYGAGNYAMCGKAYDPRLIVAWPWSELAVMGGSQAAKVLAQIQESTQKKQGKEISEEEHQEILDTISKRYQKQTEPVYAAARLWTDAIINPIDTRTWISMGIEAANHAPITEKFNLGVIQV; via the coding sequence ATGGATTTAGAATTTAATAAGAGAGAAGACCAAAATAAACTGAAGCTTGCAGAAATCAACCGACTCCTCGCCGAAATAAAAAAAGGCGGTGGAGAAAAACGGCTCCAGAAGCAGCGGGACGAAGGAAAAATGACTGCCCGCGAAAGAATTGACTATCTTCTCGACAAAGATTCACATTCCCTTGAAATCGGTGCTTTTGCTGGTCACGAAATGTATCAGGAACACGGCGGTTGTCCCAGTGGTGGAGTAGTGGTGAAGATGGGTTACGTTTCCGGAAAGCAATGCCTGGTCGTAGCCAACGACGCATCAGTAAAAGCTGGAGCTTGGTTTCCGATTACTGCTAAAAAGAATCTTCGCGCACAGGAAATTTCCATCGAAAATAAGTTGCCGATCATTTACCTTGTAGATTCTGCCGGAGTTTACCTACCGATGCAGGACGAAATTTTCCCCGATAAGGAACATTTTGGAAGAATCTTCCGAAACAACGCGAAAATGAGTTCGATGGGAATTATTCAGATTTCTGCGGTGATGGGAAGCTGTGTTGCAGGTGGAGCGTATCTCCCGATTATGAGCGACGAAGCGATGATCGTTGATAAGACAGGATCCATCTTTTTGGCAGGAAGTTACTTGGTGAAAGCAGCGATCGGCGAAAATATCGACAACGAAACTTTAGGCGGAGCAACAACTCATTGCGAAATTTCGGGAGTAACCGACTATAAGGCGAAAGACGACAAAGACGCTTTAGACCGCATCAAGAACATAATGAAATCCATCGGCGATTACGAGAAAGCCGGATTCGACCGGATCGAAAGTTTTCCGCCGAAAGAAAAAATCGAGAATATTTTCGGTTATATGCCGGTTTCCAGAGCTGACCAATACGACACTTTCGACATCATTAAATGTTTGGTCGATAATTCTGAGTACGAAGAATACAAACCGGATTACGGTAAAACCATTATCTGCGCAACCGCTAGAATCGACGGTTGGAGCGTGGGAATCGTTGCCAACCAAAGAAAATTAGTAAAAAGCGGAAAAGGCGAAATGCAGTTTGGCGGCGTGATTTATTCCGATTCCGCCGACAAAGCGACGCGGTTTATCGCGAACTGCAACCAAAGAAAAATACCGCTGATTTTCCTTCAGGATGTAACCGGATTCATGGTCGGTTCCAAATCCGAACACGGCGGAATCATCAAAGACGGTGCAAAAATGGTGAACGCAGTTTCAAATTCCGTGGTGCCAAAATTTACAATAATTACAGGCAATTCTTACGGAGCCGGAAATTACGCGATGTGCGGAAAAGCGTATGATCCGCGACTGATCGTAGCTTGGCCATGGTCGGAACTTGCGGTGATGGGCGGAAGTCAGGCCGCCAAAGTTTTGGCTCAAATCCAGGAATCAACGCAAAAAAAACAGGGTAAGGAAATTTCCGAAGAGGAACATCAAGAAATTCTCGACACGATTTCAAAAAGGTATCAGAAACAAACTGAGCCAGTTTATGCAGCCGCAAGATTGTGGACTGATGCGATCATTAATCCAATCGACACCAGAACCTGGATATCCATGGGAATCGAGGCAGCAAACCACGCACCGATTACCGAGAAATTTAATTTAGGAGTGATCCAAGTATAA
- a CDS encoding phosphatase PAP2 family protein — MKKLISFLLVFNLFFVNFSQENDGIKTENQRFTFQYKKAYIPLGLMVSGIALNGIGQNSVKSEIATKTHEQLLGFGNHIDDYAQFAPFAAVYGFEWLGMTPRTDWKNRTAIMVKGQIINLGLVYVLKRAVNSTRPDGTAYSFPSGHTANAFAGATMLAIEYGENHKWVPYAAYGVATGVGAMRMVNNKHYISDVLFGAGLGILSMKVAYWTHQYKWNQPKSDKDPFAGIIYGNQEYF; from the coding sequence ATGAAAAAACTAATTTCGTTTCTGCTGGTCTTCAATCTTTTCTTTGTGAATTTTTCGCAAGAGAATGACGGCATTAAAACCGAGAATCAACGATTTACCTTTCAATACAAAAAGGCCTATATTCCTCTTGGCTTAATGGTTTCGGGAATTGCTTTGAACGGCATCGGACAAAACTCGGTAAAGAGCGAAATTGCAACTAAGACGCATGAACAGCTTTTAGGATTCGGAAATCACATCGACGATTATGCGCAGTTTGCACCATTCGCCGCGGTTTATGGATTCGAATGGTTGGGAATGACTCCGCGAACCGACTGGAAAAACCGTACAGCAATTATGGTTAAAGGACAGATCATCAATCTCGGGTTGGTTTACGTTTTGAAGCGTGCAGTAAATTCTACAAGACCCGATGGAACTGCATATTCTTTTCCTTCAGGACACACCGCGAATGCTTTTGCAGGCGCAACGATGCTCGCAATCGAGTACGGCGAAAACCACAAATGGGTTCCATATGCTGCTTACGGAGTGGCGACCGGAGTCGGTGCAATGCGGATGGTGAATAACAAACACTATATTTCCGATGTGCTTTTCGGAGCGGGACTGGGAATTCTGTCGATGAAAGTGGCGTACTGGACTCATCAATACAAATGGAACCAGCCGAAATCTGACAAAGATCCTTTTGCGGGTATTATTTATGGAAATCAAGAATATTTTTAG
- the uvrC gene encoding excinuclease ABC subunit UvrC — MNPNLELQLKTLPTDPGVYRYYDKNDELLYVGKAKNLKKRVLSYFNKNLSGYRTKIMVGKIQRLETTVVNSEYDALLLENNLIKEHQPFYNVMMKDDKSFPWICIKNEDFPRIFLTRTLVKDGSEYFGPYAKVRPAKVLLDTIKHIYKIRTCTLNLAPGKIAEGKYKVCLEYHIKNCEGPCEGLESKEHYDQKIDAIRGIIKGDFRKAKEHLVQKMMSHAENLEFEKAQMVKEKIDILDDYQHKHTVVNPNIDDVDVFGMTSDETAAYVNYFKIQNGNIIQSYTTEIKKVLEETDEDILEEAIIEIRQKFLSDSREILVPFHLGFEIPNAKFIVPKVGDKKRIVELSEKNAKEYRVEKLKQVQIVDPERHTNRIMAEMQKLLRMPVEPRHIEGFDNSNIQGTNPVSACVVFKDGKPSKNDYRIFHPKTVDGPNDFATMEEVIYRRYKRLLDENEDLPQLILIDGGKGQLSSAVKSLKLLGLYGKITIIGIAKRLEEIYFPEDSIPLYLDKKSETLKVLQRVRDESHRFGVKHHRTRRKNSTIKSELEEIPGVGEKSIELLFSKLKSVKRIKESSLETLEEILGKSKGKIVWEYFNSGE, encoded by the coding sequence ATGAATCCCAATCTCGAACTTCAGCTGAAAACTTTGCCAACCGATCCCGGCGTTTACCGTTATTACGACAAGAACGACGAGCTGCTGTATGTGGGAAAGGCCAAAAACCTGAAGAAAAGGGTACTTTCTTATTTCAACAAAAACCTTTCGGGATACCGTACCAAAATTATGGTAGGGAAAATTCAGCGGTTGGAGACTACGGTCGTAAACAGTGAGTACGACGCGCTTCTGCTCGAAAACAATCTCATCAAGGAACATCAACCGTTTTATAATGTGATGATGAAGGACGACAAATCCTTCCCGTGGATTTGTATCAAGAATGAGGATTTCCCAAGGATTTTTCTGACGCGAACCTTGGTTAAAGATGGTTCGGAATATTTCGGGCCTTATGCAAAAGTTCGTCCAGCAAAGGTTTTGCTCGATACCATTAAACATATTTATAAAATCCGAACTTGCACACTGAATCTCGCCCCCGGCAAAATTGCGGAAGGGAAATACAAGGTTTGCCTGGAATACCACATCAAAAATTGTGAAGGACCGTGTGAAGGATTGGAATCGAAAGAGCATTACGACCAAAAAATTGATGCAATCCGTGGGATTATCAAGGGAGATTTCAGGAAGGCGAAGGAGCATCTTGTGCAAAAAATGATGAGTCACGCCGAGAATCTGGAGTTCGAAAAAGCGCAGATGGTCAAAGAAAAAATCGATATTCTCGACGATTATCAGCATAAGCATACGGTGGTGAATCCAAACATCGACGATGTGGATGTTTTCGGAATGACGAGCGATGAAACTGCGGCGTATGTGAACTATTTCAAAATCCAGAACGGGAACATCATCCAAAGTTACACCACCGAAATCAAGAAGGTTTTGGAGGAAACCGATGAAGATATCCTGGAGGAAGCGATTATCGAGATTCGGCAAAAATTTCTTTCCGACTCGCGTGAAATCTTGGTTCCGTTTCATCTTGGCTTTGAGATTCCAAATGCGAAATTTATCGTTCCCAAAGTCGGCGACAAAAAGCGAATCGTGGAACTTTCTGAAAAAAATGCCAAAGAATACCGCGTCGAAAAACTGAAGCAGGTGCAGATTGTGGATCCCGAAAGACATACGAACCGAATTATGGCGGAGATGCAAAAGCTGCTGAGAATGCCTGTAGAACCGCGCCACATCGAAGGTTTTGATAATTCCAACATTCAGGGAACAAATCCGGTTTCTGCCTGTGTTGTGTTTAAAGATGGGAAGCCAAGCAAAAACGATTACCGTATCTTTCACCCGAAAACGGTGGATGGTCCGAACGATTTTGCGACGATGGAGGAAGTGATTTATCGTCGCTACAAACGGCTTCTCGATGAAAATGAAGATTTGCCGCAACTGATCTTGATCGACGGTGGGAAAGGTCAGCTTTCGTCTGCCGTGAAAAGTTTGAAACTGCTCGGACTTTACGGAAAAATCACCATCATCGGAATTGCAAAGCGGTTGGAAGAAATCTATTTTCCCGAAGATTCGATTCCGCTTTATCTCGATAAAAAATCAGAAACTTTAAAAGTTCTACAACGAGTGCGCGATGAATCCCACCGTTTCGGAGTGAAGCATCACCGGACGCGAAGAAAAAATTCCACCATCAAATCGGAACTGGAAGAAATCCCGGGAGTGGGCGAAAAATCAATCGAGCTTCTTTTCTCTAAACTGAAATCGGTAAAACGGATCAAGGAATCCTCTTTGGAAACACTGGAAGAAATTCTCGGTAAATCCAAAGGGAAAATAGTTTGGGAGTATTTTAATTCGGGGGAATAA
- a CDS encoding S9 family peptidase: MKFSKITLLFMVSGSFLFAQNQKFTIAEAVNGLRSNLAVKNISQFSWSGDHKAFYQSVKNGYLVTEVQSMKQDTLVSLTQLNKNLSAENKLKSFPRITFINQDKGYFTQNSKYFWIEKSGKDWKIKDWTSLDENAENTELLSDNSGFVYTIKNNLYLNKNGKITAITNDQDENIVNGKTVHQQEFGITKGIFVSPDNSKIAFYRMDQTMVNDYPIIDWSTTPATNKNIKYPMAGTKSHHVTLAIYDIKSGKTTFVNTEGDPEQYLTAITWNPDSKTVFIGVLNRDQNDLRINQYDASTGNFIKTIFEEKSDKYVEPQHPLIFFPNSTTDFLWQSQRTGFNHLFHYNLEKGLVSQVTKGDWIVTDFLGFNEKKKEIFYASTQESPMERHLYKVNWNTFKTDRISQQSGMHSGILSKDGNFIYDSYSNATTPRIVNLINTNTLKSKNILVSENTLKNYQRPEIKNITLSADDGTPLYGKLILPTDFDPNKKYPAIVYLYNGPHLQLITNSFPASGNLWYEFMAQRGYVVFTMDGRGSANRGLKFEQAVFRNLGETEMNDQLKGVAYLKSLPYVNADKLGIHGWSYGGFMTTSFMLKHPEVFKVGVAGGPVIDWNMYEIMYTERYMDSPQKNPDGYKQANLLDKVQNLKGHLLMIHGAQDNVVVWQHSVKFLKAAVDNGVQLDYFVYPGHEHNVLGKDRVHLMQKVTDYFDEYLKK, translated from the coding sequence ATGAAATTTTCAAAAATTACTTTGTTATTCATGGTTTCGGGAAGTTTTCTTTTTGCCCAGAACCAAAAATTTACCATTGCTGAAGCAGTAAACGGACTCCGCAGCAATCTTGCCGTGAAAAACATCTCTCAGTTTTCGTGGAGCGGCGACCATAAAGCATTTTACCAAAGTGTGAAAAATGGCTATCTCGTGACGGAAGTTCAGAGCATGAAACAGGACACGCTGGTTTCTTTGACCCAACTGAATAAAAATCTCTCTGCCGAGAATAAACTGAAATCGTTCCCGAGAATTACCTTCATCAACCAAGACAAAGGATATTTTACCCAAAACTCCAAATATTTCTGGATTGAAAAGTCTGGGAAAGACTGGAAAATCAAGGACTGGACTTCACTCGACGAAAATGCCGAGAATACTGAACTCTTGAGTGACAACAGTGGTTTTGTTTATACCATTAAAAATAACCTTTACCTTAATAAAAACGGAAAGATTACCGCGATCACCAATGATCAGGACGAAAACATCGTTAACGGAAAAACGGTGCATCAACAGGAATTTGGGATTACCAAGGGAATCTTTGTTTCACCCGACAATTCCAAAATCGCTTTCTACAGAATGGATCAAACGATGGTGAACGATTATCCGATCATCGATTGGAGCACAACGCCTGCCACGAACAAGAATATTAAATATCCGATGGCGGGAACGAAATCGCACCACGTTACCTTAGCAATTTATGACATCAAATCCGGAAAAACGACTTTTGTAAATACTGAAGGCGATCCTGAGCAATACCTCACTGCAATTACCTGGAACCCTGATTCTAAAACGGTTTTCATTGGAGTTCTAAACCGAGATCAAAATGATTTGAGAATAAATCAGTACGATGCTTCGACTGGAAATTTCATAAAAACTATTTTTGAGGAAAAGTCAGATAAATACGTTGAACCACAACATCCACTGATATTCTTCCCGAATTCGACGACTGATTTTCTGTGGCAAAGTCAGCGCACCGGATTCAACCACCTTTTCCATTACAACCTCGAGAAAGGTTTGGTTTCCCAAGTCACGAAAGGCGATTGGATCGTGACGGATTTCCTGGGATTCAATGAAAAAAAGAAAGAGATCTTTTATGCTTCCACGCAGGAAAGTCCGATGGAGAGACATCTTTACAAAGTAAACTGGAACACTTTCAAAACCGACAGAATCAGTCAGCAATCGGGAATGCATTCGGGAATTTTGAGCAAGGACGGGAATTTCATCTATGATTCTTACTCAAATGCGACCACTCCAAGAATCGTGAATCTCATTAATACCAACACTTTAAAATCGAAGAATATTCTTGTTTCTGAAAATACCCTGAAAAATTACCAAAGACCAGAAATCAAGAATATTACACTTTCTGCGGATGACGGGACTCCGCTTTATGGGAAGCTGATTTTACCGACGGATTTTGATCCGAATAAGAAATATCCTGCGATTGTTTATCTGTATAATGGTCCACATCTTCAGCTGATCACGAATTCTTTTCCGGCTTCAGGAAATTTGTGGTACGAGTTCATGGCGCAACGTGGCTATGTTGTTTTCACGATGGACGGACGAGGTTCTGCAAACCGCGGACTGAAATTTGAACAGGCGGTTTTCCGAAACTTGGGAGAAACGGAAATGAACGATCAGCTGAAAGGAGTTGCATATTTGAAATCTCTTCCTTACGTGAATGCCGACAAACTGGGAATCCACGGTTGGAGTTACGGCGGTTTTATGACGACGAGCTTTATGCTGAAACATCCCGAAGTTTTCAAAGTAGGAGTTGCGGGCGGTCCCGTTATCGACTGGAATATGTATGAAATTATGTATACCGAAAGATATATGGATTCCCCACAGAAAAATCCCGATGGATACAAGCAGGCCAATCTTTTGGATAAAGTTCAGAACCTGAAAGGTCACCTTTTAATGATTCACGGAGCGCAGGATAATGTGGTGGTTTGGCAACATTCCGTGAAGTTTCTGAAAGCGGCGGTTGACAATGGAGTGCAGCTCGACTATTTCGTTTATCCTGGTCACGAACACAATGTTCTTGGGAAAGACAGGGTGCACCTGATGCAGAAAGTCACCGATTATTTTGACGAATATCTGAAGAAATAA
- a CDS encoding DMT family transporter, producing the protein MVNKSALFRLHFIVFLWGFTAILGKLIHANAQILVFYRMFFAAFFLFIFIRFFQRQSLKISKKLFFQLAAIGGFMAFHWLFFFHSIKVSNVSIALSCLSLSTLFASVLEPLIFKRKIDISEVIMGIVIVICMGMIFKTEFHYKEGIFYGVLTALFGTIFSVFNGKIFGKTSSGNIIFYEIFSGLMILSVFYLFTGQIFQLNEISYRDLALILILASVFTAFPMLESVKLMKYISPFTLILTVNLEPVYGIILAFFIFGESEQMSPVFYIASFIMIMAIIANGVIKQRKAATKKVEAA; encoded by the coding sequence ATGGTCAATAAATCGGCGCTGTTTCGGTTGCACTTCATCGTATTTTTGTGGGGATTCACGGCGATTCTTGGGAAACTGATTCATGCCAATGCACAAATCCTGGTTTTTTACAGGATGTTTTTTGCGGCATTTTTCCTCTTTATCTTCATCCGTTTTTTTCAGAGACAAAGCTTGAAAATTTCAAAGAAACTTTTCTTTCAGCTGGCTGCAATTGGCGGTTTTATGGCGTTTCACTGGCTGTTCTTTTTCCATTCGATTAAGGTTTCCAACGTGTCGATCGCGTTGAGCTGCCTTTCCTTGTCCACACTCTTCGCGTCGGTTCTGGAACCTTTAATTTTTAAAAGGAAAATCGATATTTCGGAAGTCATCATGGGAATCGTCATCGTAATTTGTATGGGAATGATCTTCAAGACTGAGTTTCATTATAAGGAGGGAATTTTTTACGGAGTCCTCACTGCACTTTTCGGGACTATTTTTTCTGTTTTTAATGGAAAGATTTTTGGCAAGACCAGTTCGGGAAACATTATTTTCTATGAAATATTTTCGGGATTAATGATTCTGAGTGTGTTTTATCTTTTCACCGGGCAAATTTTTCAACTAAATGAAATAAGTTACCGCGATTTGGCGTTAATCTTAATATTGGCGAGCGTTTTCACCGCATTCCCGATGCTGGAGTCGGTGAAGCTGATGAAGTATATTTCGCCGTTCACACTGATCCTCACGGTAAATCTGGAACCTGTTTACGGCATTATTCTCGCTTTTTTTATCTTTGGCGAGTCCGAACAGATGAGTCCGGTTTTTTATATCGCCTCGTTCATCATGATTATGGCGATCATTGCAAACGGTGTGATCAAGCAACGAAAAGCGGCCACCAAAAAAGTTGAAGCTGCATGA